DNA from Armatimonadota bacterium:
CCTCACTCGCCCGAAGCGCCTCTTCAGTGCGCTTGCGGTCGGTGATGTCTGTGAGGATGCCCAGAGACCCGATATGTTTGCCCGTGACCGGATCAGCCAACCGCGTTGCACTGTCGCTGAGCCACCGGAGCTCACCCCACGCCGTGCGGACCAGATGGTCCACACGGTATCGCGGGATCGCGCCCTCCTTGAACTGTTCCGTGTACTGACGCAGGTCCTGCGGCGCGTCTGGATCGGCGACGCGGGACTCGATGATCATGCTCTCGAACTGCCCGGGACTTAGCTTGTTGGCAGGGATCCCGATAAGTGCCGCGATGCCTTCGCCGATGAAGTCGTAGCGTTTGTCGGAAAAGCTCCTGCGGTAGGGTACACCGTGGGCCGCCTCGATCGCCAGACGATGCAGTCGCTCGGACTGAGCAACCATCTCCTGGGCGTCGTGCTGGGCCGTGACGTCACGGAAGACCCCGCCGACTATGGGGCCTGCGGCGGTCTCCAGACGAAAAGGCGTCTCATGGATGACTCGGCGCTTCCCCTTGACCTCGACGACTCGCTCCCGGCGTCCGTTGGGTCGCTGCTGCAGTTCGCCGGTCTGCAGGTAGCGCTCGACGGAACGCCTGAGCCGCTCCTCATAGCCTTCGGTCCGCTGTTCGGGGTGCATCAGGCGCGCCTGAACCTCCCACACCGGGCGTCCGATGACCTCGTCAGGCCGGAATCCCAACGTCCGCTCCGCAGCCGGATTCCACATCACGATGTTCCCATGAACGTCGGAATAAGCGATACCGTCTGAGGTCTCCTCGAAGATGCTCCGGAAGAGGCGCTCACTCTCCTCCAGCGCCTGACTTGCACGCATGCGCTCTGTGATGTCCTGGATGATGCCCAGGGATGCCACCACCGCGCCCGTGCTCGGATCCCTCACCGGGGTGGCGCAGTCGCTGATCCATTTCTCCTCGCCTGTGGGGGTGACAATCCGGTGGTCGACGCGCAGAGTATCCAATTCGCCCCTGCGGAATGCCGCCAGTGTCTCCTCGTAGGGTGCACCTTCAGTGCGGGTTTCCTGGATCATTGCGCGGAAGTGGCGCGGAGTGAACTCGTCCGCCGGGACGCCAAAGAGGTCAACGACGCCATCGCCCACGAAATCATAGACGTCACTATTCAGCGGGAGGCGGTATGGTACGCCCCTACCGGCCCGGATCGCCTCGCGGTACAGGCGCTCAGATTCGACCAGCGCGTCCTCCGCGTCGCGGCGCGCCAGGATCTGCTCCCACTGCCGTAGCGCGGCCTTAGCGAAGCGGGGGGTCTCCGTGAGCAGTTCGCTGCCTTTGACCCAATAGTCTACGGCGCCGCGCTTCAGAGCGTCGACGGCCACTTCCTCACTGCCCTGACTGCTGATGACCACCAAGGGGGGGCCATACCGGGGATCAGTATCCTGCAGAAGCGCGTCGCCGTCCCCGTCCGGCAAGCGCCAGTCGGCGATGATCAGGTCCGGCGTCTCTCGCGCAAGCGCTTCGCGGGCCTCCGAGAGATTGCTGGCGACGGTCACTCCGAAGGGCTCCGCTGCCCTCTCGAAGGCGTCGCACATCAGCGCGACGTGGGCTTTCTCGTCCTCCACCAGGAGAATGCGCACCGGTTGAAGCGTCATGGTGCCTATCACCTCTGGAACGGGCTCGCCCCGGCCGAGCTGCCCCAGGCTGGTCGGTGTGCAAGACAGCCGTCAGAACCGGCAGGGGGTGTCTCCTAACGGGAATGTAATCCTCTGCCCGGTCCGCTGGGATTCATACACTGCAAGGTTGAACTCCACGGCTCGGCGGGCTTCCGGCCCATCCACCAGCGGGAGCCCGGTCCCTTCGATCCACCTCAGGAAAGCCTCGATCTGGACGGCATGCGCGCCGACGCCGTCAGCCAATCCCGCCGTCGGGTCGGCGGCGGATGTCTCGGTGGGCGCAGCCTGCTGAGCTAGACTTGGTTCACCCTCCACATCCCAGTGCGTAATCTTGTCCGCCTCAATCACCACGTTCCCTCGCGAGCCGTGGACTTCCAGCCGCGTGGCCATACCTTTGTAAGTGAGCGTTGTGCCCTGAAGCAAACCTTGGGCGCCGCTGCGGAACCGGATGACCGCCGAACCAATGTCCTCGGTCTCCATTTCGTGAGCCATGGTTGCGGCATAACCGCTGAGGCTCTCCACTTCACCCATCATCCACAGAAGCAGATCCACC
Protein-coding regions in this window:
- a CDS encoding PAS domain S-box protein, translating into MTLQPVRILLVEDEKAHVALMCDAFERAAEPFGVTVASNLSEAREALARETPDLIIADWRLPDGDGDALLQDTDPRYGPPLVVISSQGSEEVAVDALKRGAVDYWVKGSELLTETPRFAKAALRQWEQILARRDAEDALVESERLYREAIRAGRGVPYRLPLNSDVYDFVGDGVVDLFGVPADEFTPRHFRAMIQETRTEGAPYEETLAAFRRGELDTLRVDHRIVTPTGEEKWISDCATPVRDPSTGAVVASLGIIQDITERMRASQALEESERLFRSIFEETSDGIAYSDVHGNIVMWNPAAERTLGFRPDEVIGRPVWEVQARLMHPEQRTEGYEERLRRSVERYLQTGELQQRPNGRRERVVEVKGKRRVIHETPFRLETAAGPIVGGVFRDVTAQHDAQEMVAQSERLHRLAIEAAHGVPYRRSFSDKRYDFIGEGIAALIGIPANKLSPGQFESMIIESRVADPDAPQDLRQYTEQFKEGAIPRYRVDHLVRTAWGELRWLSDSATRLADPVTGKHIGSLGILTDITDRKRTEEALRASEVRYRNLVESMADGLLAMDDAGIIQYANPALGRMLEVEPDDLRGADALSYCEEFSRECLAEWIRSSCSADEHREFELALVSRSGRQIPVVFHAGRTTDAEGRCTGSFAVVKDITERKRAEAAQRLSAVGQLAAGVAHEFNNLLAIISGRAQLAIGTGDPLAYEKLADVALKATERGADICTNLTSFARPQVPKKSAVAVEDALDAALNMASRELQNAGLEVRRIYTTGRERLAGDIGQLEQVFLNLIINACHATPAGGSLELRTFCEQNTAGESEIVVRITDTGIGIPPEHLPRIFEPFFTTKGSLGGGDLPGSGLGLSVSHGIVEAHGGTIAVDSEVGVGTTFELRFRALADGTEGESSPAPQAAVAEPENQQIRVLLADDEPDLCELLSDALSERGCTVVSVGGTQEALQALARDQFDVVLCDLLMPDGGGRAVLEAARELDSPPPVVIITGRAENEIAASLLAEGASACLRKPFSISELVATLSSCGLGA